In the Alteromonas sp. M12 genome, one interval contains:
- the nadB gene encoding L-aspartate oxidase → MSSTVEHRCDVLIIGSGAAGLSLALKLADKYNVIVLSKSTLSEGSTRYAQGGIAAVFDEQDSIESHVKDTLEAGAGLCEEDAVRFTAKQAKQCMQWLINYGVPFDQEKDEQGNARYHLTREGGHSHRRILHAADATGFAVQTSLQEAVMQHPNIHLFERYNAIDLVRHEGAPNQCLGAYVWNRKKEHVEFIRSRFTALATGGASKVYQYTSNPDVSSGDGIAMAWRAGCSVANMEFNQFHPTCLFHPEAKNFLITEALRGEGAFLCHADGSKFMHKFDPRGDLAPRDIVARAIDFEMKRLGKDCMYLDISHKSADFIVKHFPNIYRKCRSLGIDITRHPIPVVPAAHYSCGGVKTDFNAKTDLDNLYAIGEVAYTGLHGANRMASNSLLECVVFAHAAANDILSKADMPVFEQSIPAWDESQVGNSDEEVVIQHNWHELRLFMWDYVGIVRTNKRLERALRRIELLQQEIHDYYANFRVSNNLLELRNLVTVAELIVRCAMSRKESRGLHYNLDYPDTLEKAEVTVLAGRSSTPSRRLDS, encoded by the coding sequence ATGAGCTCTACTGTTGAACATCGTTGTGACGTTTTGATTATTGGAAGTGGCGCGGCAGGCCTTTCTTTAGCATTAAAGTTAGCTGACAAATATAATGTAATAGTACTAAGTAAAAGTACATTGTCAGAGGGCTCTACCCGGTATGCACAAGGCGGTATAGCCGCTGTATTTGATGAACAAGACTCTATCGAATCCCATGTAAAAGATACCCTTGAAGCGGGGGCTGGGCTGTGTGAAGAGGACGCTGTTCGCTTTACCGCTAAACAAGCTAAACAGTGTATGCAGTGGTTAATTAATTACGGTGTTCCCTTCGATCAGGAAAAAGATGAACAAGGAAACGCCCGTTATCATTTAACCAGAGAAGGCGGACATAGCCACCGTCGAATTTTACATGCAGCCGATGCAACAGGCTTCGCAGTGCAAACTTCATTGCAAGAAGCCGTTATGCAGCATCCCAACATTCATCTGTTCGAACGTTACAATGCTATCGATTTAGTCCGTCATGAAGGCGCTCCCAATCAATGTTTGGGCGCATATGTATGGAACCGTAAAAAAGAACATGTTGAATTTATCCGCAGTCGTTTTACGGCGCTAGCAACAGGCGGTGCCAGTAAGGTCTACCAATATACATCGAATCCTGATGTTTCCAGCGGTGACGGTATCGCAATGGCTTGGCGTGCAGGTTGTTCTGTGGCAAATATGGAATTCAATCAATTTCATCCAACCTGTTTGTTCCACCCTGAAGCCAAAAACTTCCTCATTACCGAAGCGCTAAGAGGAGAAGGTGCATTTTTATGTCATGCAGATGGCAGCAAATTTATGCATAAATTTGATCCCAGAGGCGATTTAGCACCTCGAGATATTGTCGCACGGGCGATAGATTTCGAAATGAAACGCCTAGGAAAGGACTGCATGTATTTAGACATCAGTCATAAATCCGCAGATTTCATTGTGAAACATTTTCCCAATATTTATCGAAAGTGTCGTTCTTTAGGTATAGACATTACGCGCCACCCTATTCCTGTCGTACCAGCAGCCCATTATAGTTGTGGTGGTGTAAAAACCGATTTTAATGCAAAGACAGATTTAGATAACTTATATGCCATAGGTGAAGTCGCCTACACGGGTTTGCATGGTGCGAACCGCATGGCCAGTAATTCGCTACTGGAATGCGTTGTCTTTGCGCATGCCGCCGCCAATGATATTTTATCCAAAGCAGATATGCCGGTTTTCGAACAATCGATTCCGGCATGGGATGAAAGTCAAGTGGGCAACTCAGATGAGGAAGTAGTGATTCAACATAACTGGCATGAGCTGCGTCTATTTATGTGGGATTACGTTGGTATAGTGCGCACCAATAAACGATTAGAACGAGCGCTTCGTAGAATAGAATTGTTGCAACAAGAAATTCATGATTATTATGCTAACTTCCGAGTGAGCAATAATTTACTGGAGTTGCGAAACCTAGTCACAGTGGCAGAACTCATCGTTCGCTGTGCCATGAGTCGCAAAGAAAGTCGCGGACTGCATTATAACCTTGATTACCCAGATACCTTGGAAAAGGCCGAAGTAACCGTTCTTGCAGGCCGAAGCAGCACACCATCTCGACGACTGGACTCTTAA
- the rpoE gene encoding RNA polymerase sigma factor RpoE gives MSEQITDQQIVEKVQRGDKNAFGLLVTKYQHKVAHLVSRYVKNSGDVADVTQEAFIKAYRALPNFRGESAFYTWLYRIAVNSAKNYLVSQGRKPPASDVDAEEADYYDGSDALKEQNSPERSLMSEELEKVLFDTLDKLPEDLRMAITLRELEGLSYEDIANVMDCPVGTVRSRIFRAREAIDKVLNPLLER, from the coding sequence ATGAGCGAGCAGATAACGGATCAACAGATTGTTGAAAAAGTGCAGCGCGGAGATAAAAATGCGTTTGGTTTGTTGGTCACTAAGTACCAACACAAAGTCGCGCATTTGGTTTCACGTTATGTCAAAAATTCAGGTGATGTAGCTGATGTGACCCAAGAAGCGTTTATTAAAGCTTATAGAGCTTTACCTAACTTTCGGGGCGAAAGTGCATTTTACACTTGGCTTTACAGAATTGCGGTTAACAGTGCAAAGAATTATTTAGTTTCGCAGGGAAGAAAACCCCCTGCCAGTGATGTGGATGCAGAAGAAGCAGATTATTACGACGGAAGTGATGCGTTAAAGGAACAAAACTCCCCTGAACGCAGTCTGATGTCAGAAGAACTTGAAAAAGTGTTATTTGATACACTGGATAAATTGCCCGAAGATTTACGCATGGCTATAACATTACGTGAGTTGGAAGGGTTGAGCTATGAAGACATAGCCAATGTGATGGACTGCCCAGTTGGAACAGTTCGATCAAGAATTTTTAGAGCGCGAGAGGCGATAGATAAAGTCTTAAACCCGCTCTTAGAAAGATAA
- a CDS encoding RseA family anti-sigma factor has translation MTHKHENLSAFIDGESQDDNFVSNILNDDEMGAKWQRYHIIRQSMRKEMPISADFDISASIAAALESEPAILAPKRTWRDLPVISNVVPLVRSGGQLAIAASVAVAVVVGVQQLNQEDQQIFNPAPASYPGIQGGLSPVSLEQTQVTPAVSVRDHQRRINAFINDHMEQVLLKDSQRYLQDESALVDEVKTEANQPEVNQEREKLPE, from the coding sequence ATGACGCATAAGCATGAAAATTTGTCGGCATTTATTGACGGTGAGAGTCAAGATGATAACTTTGTCTCGAATATCCTCAATGATGATGAAATGGGTGCCAAATGGCAGCGTTATCACATTATTCGTCAATCTATGCGTAAAGAAATGCCAATAAGCGCGGATTTTGACATAAGCGCATCTATTGCCGCTGCGTTGGAGTCTGAACCTGCTATTTTAGCGCCTAAACGTACTTGGCGTGATTTACCGGTTATCAGCAATGTGGTCCCACTAGTTCGTTCCGGCGGGCAATTAGCAATAGCAGCTTCTGTTGCCGTTGCAGTGGTTGTCGGTGTGCAGCAGCTTAATCAAGAAGATCAACAGATTTTTAATCCTGCACCAGCGTCATACCCTGGCATACAAGGGGGATTATCTCCGGTAAGCTTGGAACAAACGCAGGTTACACCAGCGGTAAGTGTTCGTGACCACCAACGTCGTATTAACGCGTTTATCAACGACCACATGGAGCAAGTCTTGCTCAAAGATAGCCAACGTTATCTGCAAGACGAAAGTGCTTTGGTAGATGAAGTTAAAACTGAAGCTAATCAACCAGAAGTAAACCAAGAACGTGAGAAACTTCCTGAATAA